From Balaenoptera ricei isolate mBalRic1 chromosome 5, mBalRic1.hap2, whole genome shotgun sequence:
AAGATTCAATTTCCgaatgaatgcagaagcagatctGAGAATCTAGCGGTCTTCTATTAAGTCATATATTAAAGGGATTTGCAAAAAATGCATAGCATTGCTACTCCTTACAACATGtttctgttgttattgtttttggaccataaacttttcattaaaaatgtaatcTATGTTAAATGTAATgggcttattatttttaatgaattaataaacattttaaaaatttccattataatttCTAATATGAAAGACAGCAATAGATATAAGCCCCATAATCAAAAATtctttggggtcctcaataatttttaagagtataaaaggGTCCTGAGACCAAACAGGTTAAGAACCACTAATCTAGAAGAGGCATGCCAGTCCttcaagagaaagaaattatttcctGGTCCCAAACTTCCAAAGAATTTGTTCCAAAGGACTTTGTATAACCAATGTGTAGAGTTGCCAGACACAATATAgggcaatatttgggacatacatacttatactaaaaaattattcactgtttatctgaaattcaaatttcactgaGTGTCCTTCTTTtaggtttgggtttgttttgttttttttttaatttattttaggtttttttgctaaatctggcaagaCATTTGTGAAacatggaaagaaggaagaaaaaaggaaatagtgaaAACTGATAAGACTTACAATAAATTCTTGGCTTTCCATTGTTTCTTCTGCAATTATATATAGTCAGGTCCAGAAAATAATCAGTGGTCATTCAACAATTTATATCacctaaaatgaaaatgacaaagaaTATTCAACCCTGATGAACAGAGTAAATATCAAATACAATTTTTCCCCCACAATCTCTTGACCAGAGAGATGCATCTAAGCGTCCTGAGACTATGTAACTATCAAGGCAAACACaggtatagggaattccctgacgctccagtggttaggactccacgctttcactgacgagggcccaggttcaatccctggtcagggaactaagatcccacaagccatgttgcacggccaaaaaaaaaacaaaacccacaggtGTAATCAAATTATCTGCCACTGAGGACACGATAGAATAGTGACACTACACTGTGGAAAAAGAATTTGCCAAGTAAAGAGAAAaccaagtaaaatatataaaataattagtaGGCTGCAAACATTTTCCCAGCTGCCATAATATGTATCAGAAAATATGATTTTCCCTTCCCCCCAAGCTTGATTCTTTATAGAAAaagcttcaatttttaaaattttctgaactGCTACGATCACCACAAGATGGCCCTCTtgcatttcaaatttttcattttacattttaaagtcaaTATAACACAGTATCTAAGAccaaatatacattataatacCTCTCCAAGGAAAAACCTTTCCAATATCATTGCAGTGAGTACTGTAGTTATCCTATGCTATTGGATAAAATTGTTACTGTGGACAAATTTGGAAATCTAAAATCAGAGGGTGAATTGAAGTAAATAGAGAtgccaaagaaaattatttttaaccactGCCTTAGGTCCCTGGGCCAACatcattagcatcacctgggaaccagTTAGAAATTCAAATTCTTCGGTCTTGACCTATCAAATTATAAAGTCTGGGGTTGGGGCTGGATAGCCTGTAATTTAACAAGCCCTGCAGGTGATACTGATAcatgctcaagtttgaaaccTAGACGGATTCAATAAAGCTATAATTTGCAATTCTGGATTAAATTCAtcctataaacatataaaatatataaaaacaggcCACctacatattatttataaatcaCATATATTTGTACTTACCgcatgccagacattgtgctaggcCGAGATACTAAATTGAACAAAATACTATTCCTAGTTTCAAGGAATTTTCAGTATAGCAGGGTAATAAACGGTAATTACAATAAAATGTGGCAGGAATAAGCACAGGAGGGGCACCCAACTCGGTCTAGGGCATCAAACAAGGTTTCCTGAAAGACATACTATCTAAGCTGTAAACTGAAATAATCATTAACCAAGGAAAAATGCCAGGGGAGGTATTTCCAAATAGGAATCAACATGTCCAAAAGCCTGTGGAAGACACAGCAAGGCATAATCAAGGAACTCTAGTACAATCAAGTTTAAGATAGTGAGTTGTGAGAGATAACACTGAAAAAGTGAACAATAACAGGATTCAAGGGGCCTTCTATTTTATGCTAAGTTGTCTGGACTTTCTATAAAGACAGTAGGAGGCCAAGGCAGGATTTTAAGAATAAGATTACATAATGTGACTTGCGTTTTACAAAGATTGCTCTGGCTGCCAAATGGAGAAAGGGTGTGGCAAGGGGTACGCAAATGAGATGCGAATACTTGCCCCACGacacagtgcacaggacaggaCCCAGACCTACAGAGGCACTGCGTTTCAGAAATATAACTCCCATATCCGATATCCCTCCCCTGCAGCCCACGGGATTGCTAGACGCCCAATGAATGCCAAGAAGATAACAGAGAGGTCCAGAGAAATACATCATTCACTGCTGCTTTTATAGCAACTTGCTTCTAGTCACTGAATGGGTTAGACATTCTATATATGTAGGTAAGACTACATGGTGTCAAAACAATGCTTGGCATATGGCAGTTGTTAACATTAGGTCCCTTTAATAACAGCTATTATTTACTCAGTGCAATTATATGCTAGACACTGTTAAAATGCTTTAAATGTTCACACCTTATGGTATAGATActattttttatatacattttacaaaaaaggaaactgaagtgcATAATAGGTATGTAATTTGCCTAAGATCATGAAGTAAATAAATGGCAGATTCAGAATTCAAAACTAAGTAGTCTAAATTCTGGTGCTCATATTCACAAAAACTACATTATGTgactatttgttgagcacctactgtatcaGGCAGGAATGGGACTAGATACTTCACATATAATATTTATCAGTCTCATAATCCTGAAAAGTAGTTACTACCATCACAATTTACATATTAGAAATCCAGTACTTACTAATTTAGGATTGCTTATATGCTATTTACaaattgcaaaataaaatttcccattgttttcctaaattagaaatattacttgtttaaaatttaaaaggaactGAGGAGGTCCAAACTCATATATGTGGTAAGTTAGTTTATAGGACTAGacatcgaaaaaaaaaaaaaaaggctaactggatcttaaaatatttagaagaagcCCTAATTCCCACATTCAAAGGTGAGTCAACACCCCTTTCTTACCATTAAACAGGAAAAACGTTTTTAGCGAAAAGCATCATATATTTCAGTGAGGTGTAAAGATAAAAAGCTTTCTGAAAGTATTCATCTATCCGTATCTCTAAAACAATTCAAGTGTTGACCCACCTCTAAGTGGGTGAAAGCTTAATGAGCAAATAAGTTTTTGGCATGGAGACCCTAGTTCTGTGATACTTAAgtacacaaatacatacatatcttAACGCATACATTATTGTGCTGCTTTATAGATTTATGTATAAAATTCGGTGTTATCACTAAAATATGAGATGTTTTCTGTTAAGTACGACGAGATGTTTTTGGTCCTTTTGTTTTGGAACAAGCAGGATCTTGCGAATCCCTAAATGATTCATAGATTTAAAAGTTTAAGAGTCACGAACCCGATAGCTTTTTAAGAAAGCATCCAGTCCAGATAACCAAAAGAAGCTTACATTTCATTTTCCAAAGTTTAATTACCATGATCCTGTGTAACCAAATGACAGTGGAGAATTGACCCTTTGTCAGTCCTAAAAACAAAGAGCAAGACCAGCTCTGGTTCTCACACGTATGTGGGAACTACAAAGCAAGGGCTGGGAAAGGCGGTGAAGAGGAGACACCAATTCTTACAAGTTGTCCGAGAATCCTGTGATCCAATCCTGGTTCCACACGGCTTCCTCACCGGTCCGCTTCTGGCGGAGCAAATTCCTTCGTCCAGTCGCGCCAAGATCAGTGACACCACCTCTCGCTCAAAACTCCAGCCTAACCCTCCTTACTCCCCGGAAACTCCGTGAAACAGCTCACCTCACCCTTCTATTGCACAAAATCCATTTTCGAATATCTCCCGCGAAAGGCCGTGACGTCATCCACTCGCGACCACACCAGATCAAGCTCCTATATTTAGCCCGCCCACCACCGCCCGGCGAGAACCGCCGTTTTCAAACCGCCAATCAAATTCTTCATCGTCTGCGAGCCTCCGTAGCGGCCGCCTTCTCCGATGCCCCGCCCCGCACGCTGAGGCAGCCCACGACTGTGACGTAAACAACGGACGCACAGTCGCTGGGCCTGGCTTTTCCGAGGCGTACGGAAGAACGCTGTCGCTCCTCCTATGACGCGAAAACAACTACGACTTTAAGGATCGGGAGACGTGAAGGACTGAAGGACGCAGTCTCTGGCCGTGTATTTTGGCAGTTGGACGGAGTAAGTTCTAAGTGGACTATAGGGTCGCCCAGGTTGGGTGAGGTCTGAATTCCTCTCAGTCCTTTTTTATGCAGCCCATTCTATCATGTGTcctcaccccgccccctcccaTCAACCCATCAGTTCGCTTGTCCTAGTCCTCTGTACGCACGCGCAAAAGTCCTCCGGCAGCCCTTGTAGTTCCCAATTTTCAGTGATTGGGGGCGCGTGTTGTCCGGTGTTGGAAGGTTCGGGGCCGTCCAGCGTTTGGCGGCTTCCGTGCGGAAGGACGGGTACCGAGAGGGGCAGtagtcaaaagtgaaattgctTTACTTCACAGGTTCGAGTATTGCTGGCTAAAAGATAGCGAATGTGAggacttgtattttaaaattaagtcattttctttctcagaactTTAGTCCTTGTCATTCAGAGAGCTGAAAATCCAGTTACGGAAGGAACAAATAATAAGCGTTAAATAGTGTACTGAGTACGTTAATAGACTTACTTAAGGGAAAACAGATGGTGGAGAGGTGGTAGTGGAAGGCTAGAAAGAGTAAGATGCCATTTAACCTGGGCCTTGAAAATTGTATAGGAGTTTATAAGGCAAGGAAGACGAGAAGACTCATTTAAAGCAAAGGCTCAGAGACAAGAAAGTGTTTGGGTACTGCTGAATAGTCAGCTGTGACTAGAACAATGGTTCTTAACCTTTTGGGCACAccatttccttttaaaacatgatttaaaagCTATGGATGAGCCTCCCTGGAAAATGCATGTACATGTCAAAACGTTTTGCTACAactttttctaagaaaaattgTGGAAGACGTTGAAATGgcctatatatatattcatacacacatatatgtggtgTCTTGTCTAACTCACTGTTCCAGGTTATCTCTGCCTTTCATCGTCACTGAGCTATTTTACAATTGTGTAAGTTGTAGAAAACAATAATGGAAATCAGTCTTGCAATTATTGCCTTGATTAGTATTGCAATctattttaacaaattcatttcAACATTCCTGATTGCTTGTACTTGTGCGTGTCTAATTTTTGAGTTCTCCTTTGAAAAGGAGTTTTTGAGTAACTCCTTTTAACCAGGAGTTTAAAACTCCTGGTTTTTAACACTTGGCTAGTTCCCTGGTTAATtgcttaaataaaatctttgatacgtgttcattttatatatgtagaagGGTCATGATTtcaccttttctttaaaatttatcttttgaaAATTTCATGGGAGTCACAAGAATTCTTGAAAAATATCGCCAATTCCATGGACTTCAGATTACGGATTTCTGAGTCAGAACATAGAGCGCATGGTAACAGGTTGCAGGAAGGTCTACTAAAAGGTAGGCAGTGTGGGAGTCAAGCGTACCTGAGCTTACTTACCCAGCTAGTTTTAGCCAAGTCACTTAATCTTTGAGCCTTTgtaaaaagaagttaaaagaacCTAGAGGGATTATGAGGATTTAAAACAATGTATGTAAAGTAACTGGCATCGTTACACAGtaacttttatttgtttaaagcCCATGAAACCAGTTTGTTCATTTAACAGTTTTTCAAAACTACAGATTATGTTACTAGAAGGTGCTGAGGAGTTTCTAATGTTGAAAGTTTTAACGTCAGAGTCAGAAAATTAGATCTGTGTTTTAGACAAGTTACACAGCTTCTGTGAAGGATGGATGACTTCTAGAACAATTTATAAACGAGTTCCATATTGTTGTGACCGTAGTTGTGGAAAACACTGGATGGAGATAAGAGCCATTCCAAAGGCTGAATTGATAGGACTTAATAACAGATTggtaaatgataaaatgataataaataataatgcttACATATTATTGAGTGTGTGCTATATAGCAGCAATGGGaagtggtttatttattttgattcttaCAACAACTCCATTATGcaggtataatttttatttacattttatagacCGTAGAAAGGTGAGGTAACTTGCTCAAAATCCATACAGCTAGTAAATAGCTTGATTGGTTAACTAAGTGGAAAATGTCATCCTTAAATAAAATGAGGATGGTGAGAAGAACAGTCATGGGTAGGAAAGATAATAAGTTTGATTTGGAATGTATGGAATGACAACACACATATTTGTTATCATAGGACATTGAGAAAGTAAACTATGAAGATCAAAATTGTAACAAAAGTACTGCCATGTAACTTCCTGATCTTCTGCAACCATTGTGTAGGGAAGCTAACTTGTACCATAGCTTGTTATTTCCTGTTTAATTCATGTCTTCCCCTAAAGTGAAGGTGTATTTGATTAtctatagaatatatttttaagattgaaaATTGCAGGTGAGTGTTATTCACACTAGGCAAGATTTTCTGAACTTAATTCTCCAAGCCACAAAAAAATCTTTAGGAGCAGGAAAGAAGGAGAATCTGGGCTGAGATATGAGAATGATGGGAAAAGTCTGATTTCTGGGACAATTGTGACTTTCTGTGCTTATGCAGTTCTGTCCACTGTTTCCTTAGATGGTGGCTTTGATGATGCAAAGAAATGGAGAGCTGGTAGTCTGCCCTCTATAATTTGTAGTTTTTTCAGAAGGGAAAGTTAGCGTGGATCCTGCTGTAGTGACAGTCATACCCTACgtttgtattttgtttataattctaCCCCCTAACAAAATAACTTGAAATACTTAACACTTTACAGTTTATTGGATCCTTTTAGATATATTATTTAACTATTCAACAAATGCTGAGGTTGTGATCAAACTGAAATCTCTACCTTCAtagtgtttatattctagtgaggCAGACAGGCAATAGAATTATAATTCCAGGTAGGGATAAGAGGATACAAGTGTAGAAAGTGGTGACTGAGGGGGCGGGTAGGGTTAAGGTTGGCCGGGAGGGGATATTTTAGATTGGGTGAAAGAGAAAGCCTCTTTGAGAGAGTGACATTTGCAGAGACCTGAATGAACAAGGAAGTAATCCCTGCAGGTGTGGCAGGGAAGCTAGAGAGCCACAGGAGCAAAAGCCTTGAGATGGGAATGGCCTTAGCTTgttgaaaaaggaacaaaaagatgGTGTGTTGTGGTTGGAATGAGCACCCTGGAAGAAGTTGCGAGTGATGAAGTTAGAGCGAGATCCCCGGGCCAGATGGAATAGGGCCTCTAGGCCACAGGAAGGATTTTGGATTCTATTCTGAGTGTGATAAGAAACCTGTGGAGGATTTTGTTCAAGAGATtgacattttatttacatatttaaatgattATTCCAGCTGCTATCTGGAGAATTGATGATAATGGAAGAAGAGTAGAAGCAAGCAGATGTTAGGATGTGTTTGCAGAAGTTCAGGCAAGACACCATGATAGCTTGGAACAGGTGGTTGTGATGGAAGAAATGAGAAAGATTCATATTCAGTATGTGTTTTGAAAAGGTAGAGCTAACAGAAATGCTAATGAATTGGCTATGGGGTGTGAGGAAAGAAGAATTAAGAAGGATTTCAGTGTTTTTGCCCTCTCAGCAATTTTGTCACTGGTGTTTTCTGAGGTGGGGAAAACTAGGCAAAAAATAGGTCTGTTAAAATTTGAGAGTTCAATTTCTGCCAATTTAAGCTTGAGATACAcaagaaataaacaagtgaaGAGGTCAAATGGACAGTTCCATGTTGGAATGGGGAGCTAATGGGAAAAGTCAGGGCTGGAGAAGATAGATTTGTGAAACATCAGCATAGAGCCAAGGAGCTTAAAGCCAGACACCCTCTGAAAGGAGGTCTGTGTAGATAAGAAGGGGGCTCAGGACTGAATACAATCCTAGGCAGCATGTAAAGGTAGAGCAGAGTAGGAGGGTCcagaaaaggaaattgagaagAATACTCCTGGAAgctaaaggaagaaaatgttttcagtgaGGGAGTTACCAACTGcaaatgctgctgagaggtcCGGTAGACAGCGGAGataattgttttcagtttcattagaaaGGTGGAAAGGAGAGCCTGGCAGGATGGGTTGGAGTGGGAGTGCGAGGTGAGGACTGTGGTTATGCAGCACTGAATGACACCTGATTGTCTTTCTAATGATTAATTCTGACATATTCCTCCATTTTATGAGTTATGCTAGCATCATCTAAATAAATACTTCACtacttgtatatttaaaaaattggtgCTTAGCCAATCAGCAGAAGCCTATTCTAAAAATACCAGAATACTCTTCTATTGACTTTGGTGAGAATGCACATTTAGTTGGAGATTGAAGTGAAATGCATTAATGGCTTTGTGCCCTCTTACTGGATGTCACTTTGAAACACTATTTCTGTTACTGTCTGCAGCATCACTGCTGCAGTGACAGATTCTAGCTGACAGTCAGACTCGGGAGACACAAATAGGCTTTAATCTAATACTGTGTTTACTGAGCTTTAAAGGATACAAGGCAGAAGATACAGTAGGGACAGAATCTTCATCTCATCTGGAGGCCTAGCCCCAGCATTTACCCAAATCCACTGCTTCCCCTGCCCCCAGTCCCCCCATCTACAGTAGACAAGTATGGCTTCCACAGATAAAGGCAACGGTGTTTTGGGTCACCTTGATATGTAAAAGCTTTAGCCCCTTTGCCCACCAATCTATTGTGTCATTCTGGTCACAGCCTTAAGGACTGCATACCAACTAATAGCAGCTCCCAACCCAGTGCGACAGAGGAGACAGATGAAACTCTCCCCATTTGTCTTAACGCTCCTGTTTCCAAAAAAAACCATGTTATGGGAGACCGAGGTTATTCTTAGGCAAGGCTGCATCACCCCAGGCCTCATGTTAAGTCTTTGCTCATCTACTCATTTTTGTGTGCATACCTTTAGTGATTCAACTAAGATGAcacaattcattcaacaaatttttgaATGAGTACTGTGTACCGGCGACTGGGGGTTCACCAGTaagcaaaagagacaaaaatctgATTTCATCAATCTTACATTCTAGGAaggataaagaataaacaaatgtataGTAATGTTAGAAGGTTGTAAGTGCaatagaaaaaagactggagAGATACAGTATCTGTCCAGAACTTTGCAGTTTTAAATAGGGTTATGGGAGATCTCactgaggtgacatttgaacaagaCTTCAGCAAGTGAGGAAGCAAGCCATGTTTTCTAGGGGATAATTTTAGAGAGAATAGCAAGTTCAAAAATCCCTCAGTTGAGTTTGCCAGCTGAGTTGTAGCTACAGCTAGAAAAGCAGCATGGCTAGAGCGGAGGGAGCAAAGAAGAGGCATGCACAGTCCCTTGAGGGATGAGGGGGTGGAAAGTTGCCGCCCGGGAAATAAACACTGGGACAGGAAGGTCACCTGAAGAAGAAATGGTGGATTCTGTGGCTTAGCAGTTGAATTCTGCTTCTAGTaaacaaattaacatttttaaaaatcaagaatcaatttttatttcattagaagttgtattttaaaatgcGAATAacttttttgaggtttttttaaatgaagactgTTTCAGTCCCTAATGTTATACTTTGAGATATAAATGTAGACATAAATTATACTAGGATGATCTGGTTCTGCAGTTTAAGACATAAAATACTGAAGCTATGCTCCATAACATAGgaggtaaattattttaaaagtaaaaacaaggcCAAATGAGAAGTGAAGGaggaagaactaaaaaaaaaaaaaaaattaaacacgcAAGGCCAATGAAAGTTTCCTCAGCTGATGGTGAAAATGTCTGAAAAGTGTTCCCCTGAAGTTTGTTCTCTGGCAGCCAATTTGAGTCCATTTCCCTTCAGACAAAGGCTAAACTAAACATTTTTTCTGTATTACTTACTAATTACTTGTACTGAGTTGATATTTACCTTTTCCCAGTTAACAGGAATGGAAACTGAAAGTGGAAATCAAGAAAAAGCACTGGAAGAGgaaagcactgaaaagaaaaaagaagtagaaaaaaagaaaaggtctcgGGTAAAACAGGTGCTTGCAGATATTGCAAAGCAGGTGGACTTCTGGTTTGGAGATGCAAATCTTCACAAGGATAGATTTCTTCGAGAGCAGATAGAAAAATCTACAGATGGATGTAAGTTTGCTTCAGTGTATAATTGAACTAGTTTTAAGAGGTGTATCTACTTCTAAGATAGTGTATGTAATTCTGTAATGTAGTGTATATAGCATCAAATACACTGTACGTTTTTGTAATGAGTATAATTTTACGAGAACTATTGTAGCTCACTTTTTATAGCCTTTATATTTTTACAGTTAAAGACTCACTGGGCCTCTAGCAACTTCAAAGCAGATTAACATTTACCACATATGTTTGAGAATGCATTGAGGTATGTGCAGGATTCAGACAGAAAGGCGTTTTACCTAGTCCGCATTTCAAAACACCTTGACTAGTTTTGAAGggaaattttatcaattttgtgttaTAAATGTAAAACCGTGACCAGTAGGGCTGTGCCTAACTTAAGGGGCAGATTAAATTCATCCCAGGTACCATTTATCCTGCtggtttatctttttaatgttttatttttaattatatttattcacTTTAACTTGTTTTCATTAGATGTTGATATATCACTTCTCGTGtcattcaacaaaatgaaaaaattgacCACTGATGGAAAGTTAATAGCCAGAGCACTGAAAAATTCAGCTGTTGTAGAGGTAAGAATTGTTACAACTTACTATGTCACATAATATTGTATTAGTGTTTATACTAATTATATAATCTTATGTACTGTTTTAAAGCTGGATTTAGAAGGCACCAGAATCAGGAGGAAAAAGCCTCTGGGTGAGAGACCAAAGGATGAGGATGAGCGGACTGTGTATGTGGTAAGCCATTTTTCTGCAAACGCTCAGAAGTGTCGTccccaaaaaacaacagaaacattttaatactcagtaaagtaaaaatttattctaagatttaacattttatttaatattgctTCTAATTTATCATAGGAATTACTTCCCAAAAATGTTAATCACAGCTGGATTGAAAGAGTATTTGGGAAATGTGGCAATGTTGTTTATATAAGTATACCACATTATAAGTCTACTGGAGATCCAAAGGGATTTGCCTTTGTGGAAtttgaaacaaaagaacaagCAGCAAAAGCTATTGAGGTAGGTCCAGAacctaaaagaaaggaaaagaaaattaccaagTGTTTTAAATagtaacaaaattttatttcatttcagtttctTAATAACCCACCAGAGGAAGCACCAAGGAAACCTGGTATATTTCCCAAGACAGTGAAAAACAAGCCCATTCCTGCCCTTAGAGTAGCTGGtgagttattaaatatttttaaagtagatgtagttgaagtaaaataataaataataaaaagataaaattgttacagaagaaaagaaaaagaaaaagaagaagaaaggccgAATGAAGAAAGAAGACAGTATCCAGACCAAAGAGTCAAATATGGACACAAGCAAGGAAAGTGGCTGTAAAAAAAGATCGAGGACCACATCTGAGGGCTCTGAAGTAGAGGTTACTGAACCCCAAAAGCCTCccacaaagaagaagaaaaaacgaGAAAGAACTGAAGTATCCAGCTTACCTTTAGGCaaaacagggaagagaaagagaagtagcTCTGAAGATGCAGATTACCTAACTCCcaaatcaaaacttaaaaaagtGGCTCAGAAAggcaacattaaaaaagaagcttCAGAAGTTTGTAAAGAAAACAAAGGTATTTCTAACTTTAAGCTTACGATTAGATaaataaggttttctttttttcttaactcacgtctttatttcttgttatttaatttaGAATTAGAAGTCTCTACTGAAGAGGAAAAAGACACTGGAGATATAAAAGATGGATCCCTcttgaaagcaaaaagaaagcatA
This genomic window contains:
- the LARP7 gene encoding la-related protein 7 isoform X1, with protein sequence METESGNQEKALEEESTEKKKEVEKKKRSRVKQVLADIAKQVDFWFGDANLHKDRFLREQIEKSTDGYVDISLLVSFNKMKKLTTDGKLIARALKNSAVVELDLEGTRIRRKKPLGERPKDEDERTVYVELLPKNVNHSWIERVFGKCGNVVYISIPHYKSTGDPKGFAFVEFETKEQAAKAIEFLNNPPEEAPRKPGIFPKTVKNKPIPALRVAEEKKKKKKKKGRMKKEDSIQTKESNMDTSKESGCKKRSRTTSEGSEVEVTEPQKPPTKKKKKRERTEVSSLPLGKTGKRKRSSSEDADYLTPKSKLKKVAQKGNIKKEASEVCKENKELEVSTEEEKDTGDIKDGSLLKAKRKHKKKHKERHKMGEEVIPLRVLSKTEWLDLKKEYLALQKASMASLKKTISQIKSESEMETNLGVPTKSEMKSEKTDSEEGGPQEKVNAAGPQFVSGVIVKIISTEPLPGRKQVRDTLAAISEVVYVDLLEGDTECHARFKTPEDAQAVINAYTEIKKKHCWKLEILSGDHEQRYWQKILVDRQAKLNQPREKKRGTEKLITKAEKIRLEKTQQASKHIRFSEYD
- the LARP7 gene encoding la-related protein 7 isoform X2, translating into METESGNQEKALEEESTEKKKEVEKKKRSRVKQVLADIAKQVDFWFGDANLHKDRFLREQIEKSTDGYVDISLLVSFNKMKKLTTDGKLIARALKNSAVVELDLEGTRIRRKKPLGERPKDEDERTVYVELLPKNVNHSWIERVFGKCGNVVYISIPHYKSTGDPKGFAFVEFETKEQAAKAIEFLNNPPEEAPRKPGIFPKTVKNKPIPALRVAEKKKKKKKKGRMKKEDSIQTKESNMDTSKESGCKKRSRTTSEGSEVEVTEPQKPPTKKKKKRERTEVSSLPLGKTGKRKRSSSEDADYLTPKSKLKKVAQKGNIKKEASEVCKENKELEVSTEEEKDTGDIKDGSLLKAKRKHKKKHKERHKMGEEVIPLRVLSKTEWLDLKKEYLALQKASMASLKKTISQIKSESEMETNLGVPTKSEMKSEKTDSEEGGPQEKVNAAGPQFVSGVIVKIISTEPLPGRKQVRDTLAAISEVVYVDLLEGDTECHARFKTPEDAQAVINAYTEIKKKHCWKLEILSGDHEQRYWQKILVDRQAKLNQPREKKRGTEKLITKAEKIRLEKTQQASKHIRFSEYD